The Fortiea contorta PCC 7126 genome has a segment encoding these proteins:
- a CDS encoding high light inducible protein, with protein sequence METRSSTDLPPIATEYNGRDRNAFLFGWTPQAEIWNGRLAAIGFIAYLFWDLAGYSVLRDVLHLIGY encoded by the coding sequence ATGGAAACTAGATCCTCTACAGATTTACCACCAATTGCTACTGAATATAACGGTAGAGACCGCAACGCTTTTCTGTTTGGCTGGACTCCCCAAGCGGAAATTTGGAACGGTCGTCTAGCAGCTATTGGCTTTATTGCTTACCTATTTTGGGATTTAGCTGGCTATAGCGTTCTTCGTGACGTACTGCATTTAATTGGATACTAA
- a CDS encoding high light inducible protein, with the protein METRETRPSTNPPASAKAYNGVDRNDFLFGWTPQAELWNGRLAAIGFVAYLLWDLAGYSVLRDVLRFVGY; encoded by the coding sequence ATGGAAACTCGTGAAACTCGTCCTTCCACCAATCCACCAGCATCTGCTAAAGCCTACAATGGAGTAGATCGCAATGATTTTCTTTTTGGTTGGACTCCACAAGCAGAACTTTGGAATGGTCGTTTAGCTGCAATTGGTTTTGTTGCTTATCTGCTTTGGGATTTAGCTGGATATAGCGTCTTGCGCGACGTGTTGCGCTTTGTGGGCTACTAA
- a CDS encoding ArsB/NhaD family transporter gives MENWQPIFSVIVFAAVIILIMTEWVHLTIAAFLGALLIVFTNIMTLQEAMGYIGRSHGTLGLFFGVMVLVRAFEPTKIFDYLAMQMVLLARGQGKRLLLGIVAITTPICAVLPNATTVMLLAPLIPPMAQDVGVNFVPLLILMVFVANSAGLLTIVGDPATFIVGDAINISFTDYLWRLSLGGAIAVAMVVFTLPFLFRKIWHTRLENLDQLPHPEINHPRALGLGGVIVAFVLIFFVIGESLPVPISPAAAALLGAALALLLSHQSRIDTVNNILRDLDWSTLIFFMSIFVLIGGLEKTGVISGLSGVLSVILGKNIILGSLVLLFFVGLLSSVVPNIPLVVAMVPLLKQYIVNIGLAPTEILSADFQGQYPPEVLPLFYAMMFGATLGGNGTLVGASSNIVAAGISEQHGRRISFKKFLHYGIPVMLLQLVALALYVLIRFLL, from the coding sequence GTGGAAAACTGGCAACCCATATTTAGTGTAATCGTGTTTGCAGCAGTCATTATTTTAATAATGACAGAATGGGTGCATCTGACTATTGCAGCTTTTTTAGGAGCATTACTAATAGTATTTACCAACATCATGACTTTACAAGAAGCGATGGGATACATCGGCAGAAGTCATGGCACATTGGGCTTATTTTTTGGTGTCATGGTATTAGTGCGAGCGTTTGAACCCACCAAAATTTTTGATTATTTAGCTATGCAAATGGTGCTATTAGCTCGAGGTCAAGGTAAGCGATTATTACTGGGTATCGTAGCTATTACCACCCCCATTTGTGCAGTTTTACCAAATGCCACAACAGTGATGTTATTAGCACCTTTAATTCCGCCAATGGCGCAGGATGTGGGAGTGAATTTTGTGCCATTGTTAATCTTAATGGTGTTCGTGGCGAATAGCGCTGGACTGTTAACAATAGTTGGCGATCCAGCCACATTCATTGTTGGTGATGCAATTAATATTAGTTTCACAGATTATTTATGGCGATTGAGTTTAGGAGGAGCGATCGCTGTTGCCATGGTAGTCTTCACTTTACCATTTTTATTTCGCAAAATTTGGCACACAAGATTAGAGAATCTCGATCAACTACCGCACCCAGAAATTAATCATCCGCGAGCTTTAGGTCTGGGCGGAGTGATTGTAGCTTTTGTCTTAATATTTTTTGTAATTGGCGAATCTTTACCAGTCCCGATTTCACCAGCAGCCGCTGCCTTGCTGGGCGCAGCCCTGGCTTTGCTACTATCTCATCAGAGCAGAATTGATACAGTTAATAATATATTGCGTGATTTAGATTGGAGTACATTAATATTTTTTATGAGCATATTTGTGCTCATTGGTGGACTGGAAAAAACCGGAGTTATTAGCGGTTTGTCAGGAGTATTATCTGTAATTTTAGGAAAAAATATTATCTTAGGTTCGCTAGTTTTGTTATTTTTTGTAGGTTTATTATCTAGTGTCGTTCCTAATATTCCCCTAGTAGTGGCAATGGTACCTTTATTGAAACAATATATTGTTAATATAGGGTTAGCACCAACAGAAATTCTCTCCGCAGACTTCCAAGGGCAATATCCCCCAGAAGTACTACCATTGTTTTATGCAATGATGTTTGGTGCAACCTTGGGTGGCAATGGCACACTAGTAGGAGCGTCTTCTAATATTGTCGCCGCCGGGATTTCCGAGCAACATGGACGCCGTATCTCGTTTAAGAAATTTTTACACTACGGTATTCCGGTTATGTTACTGCAGCTAGTCGCTTTGGCATTGTATGTCTTAATTCGCTTCTTACTTTAG
- a CDS encoding universal stress protein, whose translation MLVRLQSTLGRNDLTEQMLLIPEPNKALSAESVNLIVAYDASPNSHAALDIAFWIAHQTRLATNAQVTVQAVYVVEEDYKHQYPDIFHSAKHLPTLECPASNLSKAVTSVLTQPKLNAITPQLQDKLLAPLQEADKIIWQARSLAEEWQGAFKSHLRFGDVGAELRKVVELEAADILFVGCRSVNHPLVKTLGTNFPSAVLGIPNCIDE comes from the coding sequence ATGCTAGTTCGTTTACAAAGCACCCTAGGCCGTAACGATTTAACTGAGCAAATGCTATTAATCCCAGAGCCAAACAAAGCTCTATCAGCCGAATCAGTTAACCTCATCGTCGCCTATGACGCCTCGCCCAATAGTCACGCCGCCCTGGATATAGCTTTTTGGATTGCTCATCAAACCCGTTTAGCCACCAACGCCCAAGTTACAGTCCAGGCTGTTTATGTAGTAGAAGAAGATTACAAACATCAGTATCCAGATATATTTCATTCAGCAAAACATCTACCCACTCTAGAGTGTCCAGCAAGTAATTTATCAAAAGCCGTTACATCTGTATTAACTCAGCCAAAACTGAATGCAATTACTCCACAATTACAAGATAAATTGTTAGCTCCCCTCCAAGAAGCAGACAAAATTATTTGGCAAGCTCGGAGTTTAGCTGAAGAATGGCAAGGAGCCTTTAAGTCTCATCTGCGATTTGGTGATGTGGGTGCAGAATTGAGAAAAGTCGTAGAATTAGAAGCTGCTGACATCTTATTTGTCGGCTGTAGATCAGTCAATCATCCTCTTGTCAAAACACTAGGTACTAATTTTCCCAGTGCCGTATTAGGTATTCCCAATTGTATAGATGAATAA
- a CDS encoding ABC transporter ATP-binding protein — MEYTSLPIYTDNKVMPRTGFLEIENLVKSYPTPDKENFVVLDGVNLTIGEDEYISVIGHSGCGKSTLLKIIGGFEKATSGSVRLDGQEIRKPGADRMMVFQNYSLLPWLTVRENVRLAVDEVLKNANRAEKISIVNEHLAMVNLTAAADKYPDEISGGMKQRVGIARALAIRPKVLLMDEPFGALDALTRSKLQRQVLDIWEHNRQAVMMITHDVDEAIYMSDRIVLMTNGPAATIGEILQVPFSHPRDRSTMRNSKEYFELRNHALNFLDRYFTQDE, encoded by the coding sequence ATGGAATATACCTCATTACCAATCTACACCGATAACAAAGTTATGCCCCGCACTGGATTTTTAGAAATTGAAAATTTAGTCAAGTCTTATCCGACACCAGATAAAGAAAATTTTGTAGTTCTTGATGGCGTTAATCTTACGATTGGTGAAGATGAATATATTTCTGTAATTGGACATTCTGGTTGTGGCAAATCCACTTTATTAAAAATTATTGGTGGTTTTGAAAAAGCCACTTCTGGGTCTGTACGATTGGATGGACAAGAAATTCGTAAGCCGGGAGCAGACAGAATGATGGTATTTCAGAATTATTCTCTGCTACCTTGGTTAACAGTTCGAGAAAATGTCCGGTTAGCTGTGGATGAAGTGTTAAAAAATGCTAATCGTGCCGAAAAAATTAGCATTGTAAACGAACACTTGGCAATGGTAAACTTGACGGCGGCAGCAGACAAATACCCTGATGAAATTTCGGGAGGGATGAAACAACGGGTAGGGATTGCCAGAGCTTTAGCAATTCGCCCAAAAGTGTTACTGATGGATGAACCTTTTGGGGCTTTAGATGCTTTAACTAGAAGTAAATTGCAGCGACAAGTTTTAGATATTTGGGAACATAATCGACAAGCAGTGATGATGATTACCCATGATGTTGATGAAGCAATTTATATGTCCGATCGCATCGTATTAATGACTAACGGGCCAGCGGCGACAATTGGCGAAATATTACAAGTTCCCTTTTCTCATCCACGCGATCGCTCTACAATGCGAAACTCTAAAGAATATTTTGAACTCCGTAACCACGCACTTAATTTTCTTGATCGATATTTCACTCAAGACGAGTAA
- a CDS encoding ABC transporter substrate-binding protein, which translates to MGDNHWHRREFIQGIGATAAGITLSSCAISGDRSAKGLTEEALAVKPLVRSQDLEKPDLTVGYVPVNDCAPFAIAWKKGFFRKYGLNVKLNREASWATSRDGVIFGRLDASPVVSGAVTNARIGAEGARHAPLCAAMTIHRHGNAMTMNKAMWDFGLRPWYEYQQNYGDGALEAFGRDFRGYFDKQPPEKKVWAVVLSSAIYEYFVRYLSAAAGVDPFKEFRVIIVPPPQMVTNVRIGAMQAYMVAEPWNTRAIKGNEGIGFTFAQGKEVWLGHPDRLLGVMESFINNYPKTYRSLVKAMIEACQYCGRPENHQEVAELLTERSFTGAKPKKPGAPVTKFTGPGILGNYNYGGFDDKDRTIQAADTTIFYDIPKNIPQAPGEHSTFLWRSRSLWLMTQAARWGQIKEIPQNANQIAERGWRTDLYRDIAAEMGIQCPQEDYKVEPPEVFIDRKPFDPSDPVGYLNSFPIRANAPSRFFMS; encoded by the coding sequence ATGGGTGATAATCACTGGCATCGACGAGAATTTATACAGGGAATAGGTGCAACAGCAGCGGGAATAACGCTGTCTTCCTGTGCAATCTCAGGCGATCGCTCTGCTAAAGGACTAACTGAAGAAGCATTAGCAGTAAAACCACTAGTGCGATCGCAAGACTTAGAAAAACCCGATCTCACCGTGGGATACGTTCCCGTTAACGATTGTGCTCCATTTGCGATCGCCTGGAAAAAAGGTTTCTTCCGCAAATATGGCTTAAACGTCAAACTCAACCGCGAAGCGAGTTGGGCTACCTCCCGCGACGGCGTAATTTTCGGTCGCCTAGACGCCTCACCCGTCGTCTCCGGCGCCGTCACCAACGCCAGAATCGGTGCTGAAGGTGCACGTCACGCCCCCTTGTGTGCCGCCATGACCATTCATCGCCACGGAAACGCCATGACGATGAACAAAGCCATGTGGGATTTCGGGCTGCGTCCGTGGTACGAATATCAACAAAACTATGGTGATGGCGCCTTAGAAGCCTTCGGGCGCGATTTTCGTGGCTACTTCGACAAACAACCACCAGAAAAAAAAGTTTGGGCGGTAGTTCTTAGTTCAGCAATTTACGAATACTTTGTCCGCTACCTATCCGCAGCCGCAGGCGTCGATCCGTTCAAAGAATTTCGCGTCATCATCGTCCCACCGCCCCAAATGGTAACTAACGTCCGCATAGGTGCAATGCAAGCCTACATGGTAGCAGAACCTTGGAATACCAGAGCCATCAAAGGTAACGAAGGTATCGGTTTCACCTTCGCCCAAGGTAAAGAAGTTTGGTTAGGACACCCAGACAGACTGCTAGGTGTAATGGAATCGTTCATCAACAACTATCCCAAAACCTATCGTTCCCTGGTCAAAGCGATGATCGAAGCCTGTCAATATTGCGGCCGACCAGAAAACCATCAAGAAGTAGCCGAACTGCTCACAGAACGCTCCTTCACAGGAGCCAAACCCAAAAAGCCCGGCGCCCCCGTCACCAAGTTTACAGGGCCGGGAATCTTAGGTAACTACAACTACGGCGGGTTTGACGACAAAGACCGCACCATTCAAGCCGCAGATACCACAATTTTCTATGATATCCCCAAAAATATCCCCCAAGCGCCAGGAGAACACTCGACCTTCTTATGGAGATCTAGAAGTCTGTGGTTAATGACCCAGGCGGCTCGTTGGGGACAAATCAAAGAAATTCCCCAAAATGCCAACCAAATCGCCGAACGAGGCTGGAGAACAGACTTATATCGAGATATTGCCGCAGAAATGGGCATCCAGTGTCCCCAAGAAGATTATAAAGTCGAACCTCCAGAAGTTTTCATTGATCGCAAACCTTTTGACCCCAGCGATCCAGTCGGCTATTTAAATAGTTTCCCCATCAGAGCCAACGCCCCCTCACGCTTTTTTATGTCTTAG
- the ntrB gene encoding nitrate ABC transporter permease has translation MVFQLNIAAIAAVAGQAAWKKVKPIVLKDIFFLPLLGFLGIILLWWIVALSNHELMPTPPEALVANLDYILNPFYQRGPGNLGIGWLLLASLRRVLLGFGIGAIVAIPLGFLIGMSKPAMLAFNPVIQIFKPVSPLAWLPISLAIFNLADPSAIFVIFITSLWPTIINTALGVSSVSKDYLDVARVLEMPRWRQITKIIWPASLPYIFTGLRISLGIAWLVIVAVEMLTGGIGIGFFVWDEWSRLNLSSVFLAVLVIGITGLILDYAVGKLQELVTRRPTVAK, from the coding sequence ATGGTGTTTCAATTGAATATTGCAGCGATCGCTGCAGTTGCTGGACAAGCTGCGTGGAAAAAAGTCAAACCTATAGTTCTTAAAGATATTTTCTTCTTGCCATTATTGGGCTTCTTAGGAATAATTTTATTATGGTGGATAGTCGCCTTAAGCAATCATGAATTAATGCCAACGCCACCAGAAGCCCTAGTTGCGAATTTGGACTACATCTTAAATCCTTTCTATCAAAGAGGCCCCGGTAACTTAGGCATAGGTTGGTTATTATTGGCTAGCTTGAGGCGGGTATTATTAGGCTTTGGCATAGGAGCAATAGTCGCAATTCCCCTAGGGTTTTTAATCGGCATGTCCAAGCCAGCCATGCTAGCATTCAATCCCGTCATTCAAATTTTTAAACCCGTATCACCTTTAGCATGGCTACCGATTTCCCTTGCCATCTTCAACTTAGCAGATCCTTCAGCCATTTTCGTAATTTTCATCACCTCTTTATGGCCAACGATTATTAACACAGCCCTAGGAGTTTCTAGCGTTTCTAAAGATTATTTAGATGTCGCCAGAGTGCTAGAAATGCCGAGATGGCGACAAATTACCAAAATTATTTGGCCTGCAAGTTTGCCTTATATTTTTACAGGTTTGCGGATTAGTTTAGGGATTGCATGGCTAGTAATTGTTGCTGTGGAAATGCTCACAGGGGGAATAGGTATCGGCTTTTTTGTTTGGGATGAATGGAGTCGTTTAAACCTGAGTTCTGTTTTCCTCGCTGTCTTAGTAATTGGCATCACTGGATTAATATTGGATTACGCCGTAGGCAAACTACAAGAATTAGTCACTCGCCGCCCTACAGTAGCCAAGTAA
- a CDS encoding sensor histidine kinase encodes MDFSQFLAAKTQIILNKWILAVHRDGQIESADDLSYTAIKNHLPDVLQAMVTVLSIHQGNDIKLIVTASWQHGVLRAEQGFDPAEIAREYHLLRSVIFETIEADLLQGTPADIIRAMRLIDTVIDEAIARCFNSYFEERLRELQQLYTSLTLHNQELNRLVTANQDYLSHLAHELKSPLASIISYSNLFLREQRNETRGEQNYGNLEHIERVLRNGRQLLRLINDILQISRYDAGKIKPEPALINVSGVINNVCEMLEPLAKEKNLQMIVDWKNAPTEVFTDPVQLQQIITNIISNAIRYTESGTIIIMCQVLKNERWAIAVSDTGIGIAPADQTQIFEPYFRAGGGDKSYVPGSTGLGLAIVSRLVKLLQGEIKLVSEVGVGSTFTVILPLQLQMSPS; translated from the coding sequence ATGGATTTTAGTCAATTTTTAGCCGCCAAGACGCAGATTATCCTCAATAAATGGATATTAGCAGTCCACCGAGATGGACAGATTGAAAGCGCTGATGACTTATCTTATACGGCGATTAAAAATCATCTTCCTGATGTATTACAAGCGATGGTAACTGTGCTTTCCATCCATCAGGGGAATGATATCAAGTTGATAGTAACTGCAAGTTGGCAACATGGGGTTTTGCGAGCGGAACAAGGGTTTGATCCAGCAGAAATCGCGCGGGAGTATCATCTGCTGCGCTCAGTCATCTTTGAAACGATCGAAGCAGATTTATTACAGGGAACGCCTGCAGATATTATTCGCGCTATGCGTTTGATTGATACTGTAATTGATGAGGCGATCGCCCGTTGTTTCAATAGTTATTTTGAAGAACGTTTGCGAGAATTACAACAATTATACACTTCATTAACGCTGCATAATCAAGAACTGAATCGCCTAGTTACCGCTAACCAAGATTATCTTTCTCATTTGGCTCATGAATTAAAAAGTCCCTTGGCTTCGATTATCAGCTACTCGAATTTGTTTTTACGCGAACAAAGAAATGAGACGAGGGGAGAGCAAAACTACGGAAATTTAGAACATATTGAGCGGGTGTTACGCAATGGGAGACAGTTACTTCGTTTAATTAACGATATTTTGCAAATTTCACGGTATGACGCCGGCAAAATTAAACCAGAACCAGCACTGATTAATGTCAGTGGCGTCATCAACAATGTCTGTGAAATGTTAGAACCTCTGGCGAAAGAGAAAAATTTACAGATGATTGTGGATTGGAAAAATGCGCCAACGGAAGTGTTCACAGACCCTGTACAATTACAACAAATTATCACAAATATTATCAGTAATGCAATTCGTTACACAGAGTCTGGGACAATTATAATTATGTGTCAAGTGTTGAAGAACGAGCGATGGGCGATCGCAGTTTCTGATACTGGCATTGGCATTGCACCAGCAGACCAAACCCAAATATTTGAACCGTATTTCCGCGCAGGCGGTGGTGATAAATCCTACGTCCCCGGTAGCACTGGGTTAGGATTAGCGATAGTTTCCCGGTTGGTAAAATTACTCCAAGGTGAAATTAAACTAGTCTCCGAGGTGGGCGTCGGTTCAACCTTCACAGTGATTTTACCACTGCAGCTGCAAATGTCACCGAGTTGA
- a CDS encoding response regulator — MAQGINSKLKVLIVEDDPMMQLGLEQSLMAQPHLEIVGQAEDGYLGVQAALQLKPDLVVMDIGLPRLDGIAATQQIKAALPETHVVMLTSHQTQTEIIAALSSGADAYCIKGASVERLLNAIAAAVDGATYLDPQIARRVIDNLRPPTTTGNTANLSTRELEVLKLMVDGLSNPEIAEKLYLSPNTVKTHVRGIMNKLAVDDRVQAAVVALRSGLV, encoded by the coding sequence ATGGCTCAAGGCATTAATAGTAAACTAAAAGTATTAATTGTTGAAGATGACCCCATGATGCAACTGGGGTTAGAACAGTCATTAATGGCTCAACCCCATTTAGAAATTGTTGGACAAGCAGAAGATGGCTATTTGGGTGTACAAGCAGCATTGCAACTCAAACCAGATTTAGTAGTCATGGATATCGGTTTACCAAGACTTGACGGAATTGCAGCGACACAGCAAATCAAAGCCGCACTACCAGAAACCCATGTCGTCATGCTCACATCTCACCAAACACAAACAGAAATCATCGCCGCCCTATCCAGCGGTGCTGATGCCTATTGTATCAAAGGTGCGAGCGTAGAAAGATTATTAAATGCGATCGCTGCTGCAGTCGATGGCGCAACTTACCTAGATCCCCAAATTGCGCGCCGAGTAATTGACAATCTCCGTCCTCCCACCACCACAGGAAACACCGCAAACCTGTCCACACGCGAGTTAGAAGTACTCAAACTCATGGTAGACGGATTGAGTAATCCAGAAATCGCCGAAAAACTCTATCTCAGCCCCAACACCGTCAAAACTCACGTCAGGGGTATCATGAATAAACTCGCAGTTGACGACCGTGTTCAAGCAGCCGTCGTCGCGCTGCGTTCTGGGTTAGTGTAA